The Calypte anna isolate BGI_N300 chromosome 1, bCalAnn1_v1.p, whole genome shotgun sequence region AGTGGTTAATGTTTGTCTGCGCACCATGTGTTGTGGTAGGACTTCAGAGGAAGAGAAGCTTCCTGAGGCCAAAGAAAGACAAATACTCCCAGTGGGAAGTGCAAAGGGAAAGGCCTCTGGGATCTGTGGGCTATTTTTGTTGGGCTAATTGCCCAGCTTGGTGGTAAGTTAAAACTGTCTGTATTTGTGTTAAACTGTTCAGAATAATCTGACTGAAACACTTTGTGGCACTGCTTTCTTTCAGGGCTGGCAATTTGGCTATTCTGGGTCTCTCCCAGTTGCTGTAATTGTTTCAGAcaaactgctgcttcttcctaACCTAATCCCAGGAACTGTCTCCCATGAAGCTCTACTGCCTGATGTAATGACAGCACCCTGAAAGGTTGTTTACAGATAAATTAAGAGGTGAATATATATGAGGAATGCTTCCTTAGGCTATAACTTTCCAGCTGCCTCACTAGTTAAATGTCATGCTTCTACAGAATAGACAAAGACAGTATGctggaaaatattcagaattaagTGATATTAAGCAATTAATTGAGTGATTAAGTAATATAACCATATTTACTGGTTATATTACTTGGGAAAGTAGCTTTGGAAAAGTTAGGTAAATTTTTTGAGCCTCAATCATAGGCTCATAAATCATAGACTCGTGTCCatctgaaaagcacattttcacAAACAACTATATTTTCATGTAttatcagtctttttttccttgaggccagtcttgttttaaagaataataCTGACTTTTCATACTCAGATAATTCTAAAATACTGGTTTtcattaatgtaaaaaaaatatgtataaatacGTAGGCATATAGGTGACTATTAACCATACCAGGTTAGGTTTCACAAATTGTTTTATAAATGTGATTCACATACATTTCTCTCTGTGGAAAAACAATGAGTGTACCCTGTTGAATTATGCTAATATTGAAGAGAATAGAAAAAGGAGGCCTGCCCACCAGGTTTAAGAATAGAAGTCTAAGTCATCCTGTTCATCTGGGACCAGAGAGATAATTTCATTGTAGGTTTTCCGTCTTTATTTTCACTTGATTTATTCTATTGAAGTTCTAGTGATAATCCCAGTAATTGTCACGAGATGGCAGTGCAATGACATTATCTACCCACTCCTTCATGCCCGAGCAGTAGCATAATGAGGTCATCCTCGGATAATTACAAAATATGCATCACTCATTCAGATTGCATTGAGACCTTCTTTCTCCACAGTGTTATGTTATGCCATCAGGCTTGTTGGCACAGCTATGACaggtagttttaaaaatattcttagcCAATTTAACTTTGTAAGAAAGTCTCAGTAGTGAAGACCAAAGCCCACTCTAAGCTTCATTTGTCCAGACGCTGTCTTTAAtggcaagagcagcagcagctccccccTGTTTCAGGTCATGCACAGAAGTGTCCCTCAGTTCCCTGGCCCTGTACTTCTGAATACGATCCCAACCTCAGGCCATCAGCCATTGCCTACTGAATTCCCTGTTTATTCAGACTAGAATTTCCTACTTTCCTTTGCATCCCCCTCCATGCCCTAATTTATCTCTCAGCTCGACTGCTCCCTGACATATTTTGTGATGATCTACCACTGTAGCTTGAGTTACAAGCACTGATCCTGAATGTCTCATTGCCCATTctaagaagtaaaaagaaataaacctaGGAGTCCAAAGACATGTTGAGCAGTAAGCTGTTACACTGTCTCTGTTGAGAAGCCAACTTTAGCACCCCCGTAGCTACCATACAGCTGTCATCACTGGAGTGCTGCTATCCGAGCAATCACTGTGATGTTGTTCAAGGATAAATACACATAGTTAAGGTTTTTATTTGCAGATCAGTATGTCTAGGATTTATGACTGATGATGCCTCCCTGATATTCAGCAGGATCCTTTTATTTTGTAGGGAAGTATATCACAGGAATgctgttataaaaaaaacaaaaatagaacaGTTGCTTCTGACTGTGTTTCACATGGCACATGACTGTATAGAGTGTGTTTTGAATAACCTAAGTCTCATGATAGTGACTTCAGCATGCACCAAACAGAACCCTTCTCTGTaagagacaaaatgaaaaatacaggcTATTTTCAcagttctgctttctgccaCTAAAATGTTTGTGTCCTTAGGGGGATAGTGGTTGCACTACAAATCATAACTATTATTTGCccatttttcagaattaatttcacGTAGTTCAGCtgcatttaaattattaaataccaAACCTATAGAGAGTGGCTGCAACAGTCTAGCAGAACTCCTCCAATGATATGAATTGCGATTACTAaatcataaaaaattaatagatgtttataacagaaagaaagcatttgaaCAAGAACTTAAAGATATCTACTTTGTGTCTGttcaaaatgctttgttttttaaactggtGTCAGTGGCAAGATGTAGCAATCATTAAGCCACAAAGAGTCTGGGAATTTAGGTAGTAGATGAATGGTCTGGAGTTGTCTTAGTGAAggaataaaatgtgaaaaaatatatggaaaatgAAGGTGAGGAAGTGATTGAGCATAGCAGGCATCAGGTTCTTTTTGTACATTACCTTAAAATGTTTTGGCAAAGGCAAATTGCTCTTCTcaagaaaacttaaaaacagGGCAAGTATGTGCATTCCGATTATACCATGAGTGACGAATGTAGGTAAGCTATGGACACATGCatattaaatatgtattttttgcagatatattaataattttcacattttatggaatttggaattttttcagtttattttactGGACTATCATTTGCTATTGAGATGTTGCTACAgttaaaaaaggtaaaaaatacagaattcataaatacataaacaacTTGAGAAAACCTCCTTTTGACTTCTTTATAGCACACAGTAAATAATGGTTTTATACTTAAATGGTTGTAGCTTTTATTACCTGATTTGGAAAGCTATGTCTGAAAACCATGGCAATTTTATTACACAGCATTAACAATAACTTACACAGACTCCTAGgactcttccttttccctcctacTGAGCTTTCACTCTGCAATGTATAGTCACGTGATTTCCAACATTTCACTCCCTTCAAATGCTTACTAGTTTTAAAAGCTATTGGTTTGCTGTAGgccattccttttttttgtcttgacaCCTGTTACTGAAATGTAAATAtagtacaaataaaaaaatagattttttgcCAGTCAAGGTGATTACGCTTTAGGGATCCCGTACTGCTACTCTAGTACTTCCCTCATGTTCCTACACCACTTGACTCTGTGCCTTTGCTGTGAGTAGATTCCCTTCCTccattgtctttttcttttctgattttcagaggtGTAAATCTGGGTTCAGTTCAATGCCCCACACCAGAATCGGGTAGGCTGATAAAGTAATGCATGTTGTCTTGGAGCTCATGTTTTTTCCAGATTCTGATCCATGCTCAGAGGTAGGATGAAAGGGACTGAATCTTCACTGTACTGCAGGACAGGAGACGCCAGCAAGGGACCGTCCCAGAGCACACGGGCTCTGAATGCACCCGCGACTACTACTATAAACCAACGTGGTTGTGTTTGCGGCTTCTCTCCGGGAGGCAGTGTGACGCACCGAGGGAGCCAAGCTAGCCAGGTGCAGTAATGAAGCTTCTAGGTAAGTCACCTTCTAAAGCAGTGCAGCCCGCTAGTACGAATCCGCCTCTGCAGACGTGAAGACCGAGCTCTGGCAGTTGGAGTCAGGTGCACGGGCTCACCGGAGCTGAAGGACAGCAACAGCGCCAGTAGGCGAGCGGGCAGACGCTTTTCCCGCCACCGCCTGCTGCCCAGTGGCGCACAGGAAGGCGCAAGCGCAAAACCCTCTCCACCCTCAGCAGCGAGGCGGAGCAGCGGCGGCGGGAAAGGCGGTGCGCGCCCGGAGGGCGGGGCTCTGCTCAGGGATGTTACAACTCGTCGGGGTTAGCGCGGCGCCATTTTGAATtggctggggggtgggggtcGTGGGTGCTGAAGCGGGCTCCGCGTCCCTTGAGAAAAACAGCGAGAAGGGCGTGAGGTCTGAGTATGGCGGCAAATAGGAACTTGAAGCAAGTGCGGATCGAGAATAGCTCCCCGGCTGCGCCGCTGGGCatggtggggggggggtggcGGCAACCTAAAGGGATTGCGGGGCCTAGAAACGGAGAGTGAGGCAGCGGCGGCCATGGCGCTAGTGCCGAGCAAAGAAGGTGGAGATGAAGAGCAGGAGGGTGGCTTCACCATCGATATCAAAAGCTTTCTCAAACCTGGCGAGAAGAGCTACACGCAGCGCTGCCGCCTGTTCGTGGGGAATCTGCCTACCGATATCACCGAGGAAGATTTCAAGCGCCTCTTCGAGCGCTATGGGGAGCCTAGCGAAGTCTTCATCAATCGGGACCGCGGCTTCGGCTTCATTCGCTTGGTGAGGATTCGCGCGAGCCTGTGGCGGCCCCGTAACCCATGGGCTCCCTTTGCAAGCAGGAGACTGCTGTTTGCTGCCCCCCGACTCCCCCGGTCTGTCCTTGTTGGGCGAGTGTAAGAAAAAGTAGCTGCCCCTCGTTCTTTCTCCTTGGTACTAGCGCTGTTTCCTCAGCTTTCTtatcctccttccccctcccctctttccctccGTGCATCCAAGCCAGAGGCCAGCATCGTCAGCAGCCTTCCTAGTCCCTCACGGGTAGGGGCGCACCTCTGCGCACCGCTCCGCTGCTTGCAGGGCCCCGCCGCCCGTTACCGTTTACGTGCGGTTACCACGGGTACTCCCGCAGGCTGCGTTAGTCTCCAGCGAATGGAGGATACTGCTGCGCGATCTGCTTTGTTCGTGTAATACGTGTATAAAGGCTTCTCTTATTTTAAATCTGGGAGAATCTACCGTACTTTAGgacgagaaaaaaaaaacttagttGCGGAAACAAATTTCATCCTGTACAGTTTATCAGTGTAGGTTTGCTCTgttaaaacacagttttaaaaacgGGACAGGGTTGTTTCGAAGTAACACTGCTCGCACATCGTGAAAAGGGAACGTGCGATCTGAGAATTTCAAAGAAATGGAACCTTGGGTTATTTAAATTACTTGTGTTCAGATAAGACAAGATTTTTTAGGGATAATGCTGTATGCGATCAGACATAGTGAGCATCCAAAAAAGGAATCGGGTCCGTCCTCTTATGATAGATACTGTGTTTAAATGTCAATTTTTTATGCTGGATTAGTTTTCATGACAATCATGAGTAGAATGCGCTGATTTATGTCAGTAGCTGGGATATCTAAAGCTGGGAGTAGCTTTAGAATGCTTTGGGTATCTCTAGTGACgatttttctatatatttgaCTGgttagaattttttctttttggttgtcGTCTTAAAGATAAGTAAGTGCTTGTGGCATTTTGTCCTACATTTTTTACCCTGAGAATCTCCCAGCCTGAAATAGAAATTTTATGGAGGAAGTGCGATATATTTACATGTTATTACATGGGTTTGTATGTAATACCGGTTAGATACAGCTTTTGTTTGAACTTCCCTTTTCCATTATGTTTAGGAAGagtattttttaacactttACCTAGGCAGTTGAAATGTGGACAAAATGGCTATGTGctacagaataatttcattGAATGTAAGGATTGCAGGCATCGGACTCAATGAAAATTTGATTGGGGGGAAAaatatgaggggaaaaaaggcagtTATTGATGCAGTCTGTCTCATACGTGGCTACAGAAAGCCCTGGAATGCCAGGAGAATTaccaaataatttaataatttgttGATGAAATTTGAATTGGGCATCCATTGAGCATCAGTGGTAATGAGCAAGTGTGATATTAGGACCTTAGATCCTGTAgtgttatctttaaaaatactgtttcctaCTATATGGAATTAGggatttaaaatataaacattctAGTAGATAAATGTGAAAAAGTATcacattttcaatttttttgaaagactATTAAGTGGCACAAATGTGTCCAACATGCGGTGAATTTAAGTCCTCTATAATATGCAACAAAATTTTTCACATTAAGAATAAATCTTAGGGGAAGACAGATgtttgagctttttttgttgtggttttttttgtgtttttttttttttttcttcagtaagtGGACAGGAAATTTGGGGTGTGTTttgctgggggagagggagtTAAATGACCTTAATGTTAATatgttcaaaggaaaaaaaaatttctactcTTCTGTCTGTGTGAAAACAAAAGTTATATTattgtctttgaaaataaaatatattaaatattttgtatctTCAAAAAGGAATCTAGGACACTGGCTGAAATAGCAAAGGCTGAACTTGATGGTACTATTTTGAAGAGCAGACCACTTCGAATTCGATTTGCTACACATGGAGCTGCACTAACAGTCAAGAATCTTTCACCCGTGGTTTCTAATGAGCTGCTGGAACAAGCATTCTCTCAATTTGGGCCAGTGGAAAGAGCTGTTGTTGTAGTAGATGATCGTGGCAGAGCTacaggaaaaggttttgtaGAGTTTGCAGCAAAACCTCCAGCACGTAAAGCTCTAGAAAGATGCAGTGATGGGGCATTCTTGCTAACAACGTAAGTTCACAGgcttttgtttgcatttatgTGAGTATATATTTctgatgtgaaaaaaatctgtgttaatGAGTATTCCCtagttcatattttaaaattatgaaagcCATGATGTGAGAAATAGAGGTGTTTTACATTAATACCTGAAATACTTCAGATTATGGTGTTTTCTGCTTACTGTTTTTAAGCATTGTACTTACCATGTAAGAGTGATAGAACCATTTTGCTATTCTATCTCTATATAATAGGAATTTTTCTAGTGACACTTGATTTTTGCAGTCTTCCTGATCCAAGTAACACTGTGACAAAATAGATAGCAAAAAAGTATGCTACATTGCTGGTATTTCTGTAAACTCAGGAAAGTCTTCccctgtttatttttatctcagaAGCTTTATTTGTAGCTTGAAAGACCTCAAGTActcctggttttggttttttcttgtttggttggttgggttttttgtgtgggttttttttggtttttttaataaaatgcttaGTTTCTGCAGAAGCTTATGGCAATGATATTTGTAAAACTAAAACTTACTTCAAGGGCAAGTAGGCTTGCAAATTATGGCAGTTCTCCCTTGTGTCTCTTATTTCTGTAGTTGTTGAAGAGAGCTATCTGCTGTGCTTTAACACATTCACTAGTGACATTTTCAGATGCTTTCTTAAGGACTGTGTGaaatgatagatttttttttttcccctctgcttctgatttgagattattattttctcatttgagATGATAAGGTTGTGGTTTCGCAGCATGAAAGCTTGCTGGAGAACTTGtagttctttttctcttcctgccttGGAAGGCTGTGCTTTTAATCTTTCTGATACTTCTATAAGCCACTTGCGCTTTCTAAAACAGCACAAGAATATTCAGCTGTTTTTGTTGAGTTCACATTTGGCTGGTTAAGCACGTGAAAGTGCTTTCATGGGTACTATGAATATCAGGTCCAGCAAAGGATAAGGTATGAGACAATGTCAAGGGGAGATTGTCCGTAGGAAAAGGGTCTGCAACTCATGCTTTCCATGATAGTCTGATAAATCTCATGTGCCACTGTACTTAACTTGGTGGCTACTTAGTAAATTCAATCTGAGTATGTCTTCACTGTTATCAGTAGGTGCCAGCAGTTCGTTCTTATCTGCTGGGTTTTCTTGGCATCAGTGTTTGAATGGAAGTACAGTGAGCCAAAGTATAGAGCTAATCTAGTTCAGTGTTAAGTGAATGCTCTTCGTGGCATGAGATATGTGACAGGGAAAAAGCAGGTAGGATACTGTTGGAAAACAGCGAGGGAAAACtaatgcaaccaatatggttgataaacaagcttcagctttattgcgcagtaacttttacttatatagtgtttctgtgaccacacccccgcGACCACACAACAACGTAATCTTTTATTGGACACctggtgtgtttacctgtagcacagcgaatccctggtgcaggtagcacaggattatGGGCTGATCTgattggcccctcaaacatgggctcgggcacggcaaaggggtcacaccccctaccttttgGGAACATTCGAGAGCGTTCTACGACAGGATACGAACAAAAGTATTCCTTTTCAGCTTGATAAATTCGTTGAAGTGACCATCTAACCTTGGCCTGAGTAAATAGAGAGCATTTGGATCTTTATCTTGCTTAGGTGTCTGATGTGCTACTTGATGCACAGTTGTTAAGAAGCATAAACTTCTGCCATGATattttttgatgttttgctTCAGAATCTAACTTTTAGCTAAGAAATTAGCTGATCGTAAGAAAATCTTTCAATTCATGGcctaaatatataaaaactaGACATTTGAGATTTAAAAGTACTGTCTTTAATCAGAATGCAAGTTATTCAGTTGCATTTAAAGAGCTGAGCTTCCAGCAATCAGATTTCTGTCTTTTGATTGTGCACTTGGTGCCCAAAGTTTTCAGATGTTGACATTGTTAAAGtagatgtttggggtttttttccctgtgaaaagaTCTATAAAGTTAAATAAACATTTGAAGCACAATAAATAAGCACTTGCACTTTGAGGATATTGTCTCTAGCTCTTACCATTTTAAGGTGTGCGTTATAGGGTATGCTCCCAAAATTGATTCAGGAAGATTTTTACACAATTCATGATACTTTACTGCTATCCTTGTCACTGCTGTGCAATATTTGCCTCTGATTACTACAGATAATGAGAATTCAAGgaaggtattttaaaagataaattagGATTCCAATTTGTGAGAATAGGTTGTTTAAATAATaggttttaaatgttttaagcagaaatgctttttttaattatcagtgGAATATTAATGCCAAATTATCAAGCTGTTTTAATTTGTAGCATAATTTTCCAAAGTGACTTTTAATATTTATGGAAATACAAATGGGTTGTGTTGCTcctttttggggttgtttggtgCTTTTTCTATTATAATTATGGCCCTTGTGTTGCCTTACTAATGAAATCAAACAGTCCCATactaaatattttgtaattgttTGTAGATGGTTTTCAGggctttttcatatttaaatgcTTCATATCAAATTGTGGTTTCTAGACAGAATAGCAGTTTTGGGtgtaaaaatcattattttcaaAGATAATATTGAAAAGCAGAATTCTCTGGAATTGGATGATTTAAGAATTAGCAAATATGTtacttttctgaagtgtttaaTCTGAATactaaaataatgtttaataGCTTCATTTATGATTAAGTTGAAACTGTTTTCTAGAACACCTCGACCTGTTGTTGTAGAACCAATGGAACAATTTGATGATGAAGATGGGCTCCCAGAAAAGCTAATGCAAAAAACGCAACAGTATCACAAGTAAGTTTTGTTTAGCTTTGTTTTATAAAATCTGATTTATATTACTTTGGTAAatatacattaatttttatttttgagttaGTGTAAAGGGAAGCAGTATTTTGTATGAAGTGCTTTTTTGTGTTAGAGGACTAACTAGTACCCTGCTAACATTTCTGAATTATATTAAAAGTCATATTTGTTGGTTTAACATTGTGTGCATTTACATAGTGTCACCGTTTCTGGTGTATGCTGAAGTTGTTGTGCTTGTTGCCAGCCCAGATGTTATCTGCTTTGGATTGGGGTTGTGGTTTAATCCTGCTGAGCTTTGTATACCCACTGGTATGTTGTTCTCTGAGTAGCCACTAAACTAtttctgaagtcagtgggaTGTAAATCTTTGCAGATTCTGCCATTCTGGTAAAATTTAGAGTGCAACATGAGAAAGTGAGTCTTGATCATGAGATGGAAGACAAGTCACATAATCTGatgctgttaatttttaatattgaaaCTTGATTGCTCTTCAGATATTATGTTGCTTGAAGCTAAAATGGTTATTCAAGTAAGGCTGTGGaataccatttttaaaaaatcagtagaaTGTTTTGgattggaatggaccttaaagagaatctggttccaaccccccctgccattGGCACTAAACCAGGTTCCTCAAAACCTCATCTggcctgaccttgaacactttcaggaaAGGGGCATCCACAAATTCTCttggcaacctgtgccagtgtctcaccactctcacaccTAATACCTAATGTACATCTAAACTCTGTCAAATTGTTCCTTCTCATCGTACCACTACATGTCCTGGTAAAAAGTACCTCTCCAGGTTTCCTGTACATCCTCTTCAGATTCTGAAAGGCCTCAGGTCTCCCTGAGGCTTCTTTTCTCCACACTGAACAACTCcgactctctcagcctgtcttcataggagaggtgctccagccctctgatcatctttgtggccctcctctggaacTGCTCTGACATGTCCATGCCCTTACATTGGGGAACCTAGAACTGACCACAGTACTGTAAGTGGAGtttcatgagagcagagtagaagggaTGAACTGCCTCCCTCAGCCTGATGGCCACATTTTTTTGGATGCAACCCAGGATACAGTAGGCTTTCTGGGTTGCAGTCACACGCTGCTGGCTCACATTGAGCTTTATATCAACAAACACCGTCAAGTCCTTGTCCCCAGgactgttctcaatccattctctgtcCAACTAAtagtgcttgggattgccctgacccatgtgcaggaccttgcacctGACCTTAtggaacttcatgaggttggcacAGGCCAATCTCCAGCCAGCCAAGCTCCCTTTGGatggcctcccttccctgcaATATGTTGTCCACACCACAGAGCTTGATGTCATCAGCAAAGTTGTTGAGGGTGTGCTCAGTCCTACCATCCATgttgccaacaaagatgttaaaagcAGTGATCCTggtactgacccttgaggaatgccactcatcactggtctccatttggatGTCAAGCTGCTGACCACTGTTCTTTAAGTGcagccatccagccaattccttatccacagagtggtccatccatcaaatatgtattttccaATTTGGAGACCGCCATGTTGTGCAGGACAGTGGCAAACcctttgcacaagtccaggtagatgacaaCAGTTGCTACCCTTGTCCACTGATGTGGTTACCCCATCATAGAAGGCCACCAAGTTTGTCAGTTACAATTTGCTCATGGAAAAGCCACGTTGGTTGCTGACAACCACCTCTGCAGTTTGcatgtgccttagcagagccttcaggatcaactccatgatcttgccagtCACAGATGTGAGACTGTCCTTTTTGAAACTGGGGGTTGTTTACCTTTTTCCATTCCGTGGGAACTTGACCAGACAGACTGCAATTTCTCAAACACAACGAGTAGTGGCTTAGCAACTTAATCTGCCAATTCCCTCAGGACCCATGAATCTCttcaggtcccatggactttCACACCTTCAGGTTTCTTAGATGGCCTTTAACCTTATCTACCCTTACTTTGAGTAGTTCTTCCTTCTCTtagtccctgcctttgccttttgtGACATGGATGGTGTGGCTTGAGCACTTGCCGGTGAAGTCATGCAAAAAAGTCATTGAGTACTTCTGTTATGTCCATATCCTGGGTAGCCAGgtctcctgttttcttctggagaaGACTCCCATTTTCCTTAGTCTTCTATCCCTGAAATACCTatagaagcttttcttgttaCCCTTGGTGTCCCAGGTCAGATTTAATTCTACCAGGGCTTTAGCTATCCTAACCCTGTCCCTGGCTGCTTGAAAAATTTCTCAATATTCCTCTCGGGCTACTTGTCATTGCTTTCACCTTCCTCTCCTCACTGCATTAAGGATCTTGAGCTCCACCATTATGTGGTCCCTGCAGCCAAGACTCCTGTTGATGCATAGCTGTTAGTTACAGTATTGGTGttagaaaatgaagtaaaaagtTGGCACTTTTTAGTGTTTATAGAGGTTCTGACTAATAATTCTGAGCTGTCAAGTAAGctttgatatttatttaaataactttttatgtATTGATTGTCAGCTTTAGAAGTTTAAATGTGGTTAATCTAGTGTTGTTAATCAGTATTTTGTACTGATATAAATACGAATTTTTACCTTTAAATTATACAAATCAAACAATCTTTATTTGGGCATTTTTGATGATCATACCACTTCTGTTGACAGTTAAATTAAGCTTTGGTTTCAAATGTTCTCATTTTACAGGTTGATTTAAAGTCAGATTTGCACTTCAAGTGATTGTTTGTAACTTCTTTGGCTGTTACAATATGTCCTTCTGTGCATTTTAACTGCAAAATTTTTATTAGGGAAAGAGAACAGCCTCCACGTTTTGCTCAGCCTGGAACATTTGAGTTTGAGTATGCTTCACGGTGGAAGGCTCTTGATGAGATGGAAAAGCAACAGCGTGAGCAGGTTGACAGGAACATTAGAGAAGCCAAAGAGAAACTAGAGGCAGAAATGGAAGCAGCTAGACATGAGCATCAGCTAATGCTGATGAGGCAAGGTAAAATTGGATAATCTACTAgtattaaaattgttttgtcACAGATTTTCTACTTGATTTTTAGTTCCCTCTATATGACTGCTAAATTGCAAGACTCAAGTGGATAAAGTTCAAATACGTAACACTGGAAATTATGTCAAGATTTATTGCATGAATGAAATACTAAACTgtcctattttaaaattttaatttaagggAGGTTGTGTCTacctaaaaaaaattcctatcaGAAGACTGTTAGATCATAAGTCAATACAAGAACTGGCTTGATAGGCTGAATAAGTGTGTGGTGTTATTTTAAAAGGGGTTTGAACTTGTTGAGAATCAAAGTAGTGGATATATTTCAAAACTTAAATCCAGGTAACTCACACAATCTGTCTGCTGCAATTATTACTTAATATTTACTCTTAAGAAAGGACATCTTTGGTAGCATGACTTCCCTGTGTGAGACTGGTTTATTTTAAGCTTTCCTGCTGACTTAAATTACATGTTAAAAATACCTTTATGAGCTGGATCAGGGTATTCACTAAATTGGTGGAATTAGAGCACCTAAATGCTTGGGTATATATTGAATGTAAACACACAGTCTTTTAAGACATTTTcataactggaaaaaatagtaaagagcatatttatttttctatattgaATTCTTAGATCTACTGCAGCTGGAAGTTggcattaggaagaagtttACTTAGCCTGTTTTTTCTAAACAGATTGCTTGCTTTTAGTGTGAAACCACACTGTTCACATATTATACTGAAATACAGAGCATACTAAAATATAAAACTCTTTTGGGATGCCAAATGGCTATTGCAGCACCTGAAATGACAACTATCAAGTTGTTTCTTCCGAGCAACAG contains the following coding sequences:
- the PSPC1 gene encoding LOW QUALITY PROTEIN: paraspeckle component 1 (The sequence of the model RefSeq protein was modified relative to this genomic sequence to represent the inferred CDS: inserted 2 bases in 1 codon) — encoded protein: MAANRNLKQVRIENSSPAAPLGMVXGGGGGNLKGLRGLETESEAAAAMALVPSKEGGDEEQEGGFTIDIKSFLKPGEKSYTQRCRLFVGNLPTDITEEDFKRLFERYGEPSEVFINRDRGFGFIRLESRTLAEIAKAELDGTILKSRPLRIRFATHGAALTVKNLSPVVSNELLEQAFSQFGPVERAVVVVDDRGRATGKGFVEFAAKPPARKALERCSDGAFLLTTTPRPVVVEPMEQFDDEDGLPEKLMQKTQQYHKEREQPPRFAQPGTFEFEYASRWKALDEMEKQQREQVDRNIREAKEKLEAEMEAARHEHQLMLMRQDLMRRQEELRRLEELRNQELQKRKQIQLRHEEEHRRREEEMLRQREQEELRRQQEGGFKPNFMDNREQEMRMGDMGPRGAINMGDAFSPAPAGNQGPPPMMGMNMNNRGTLPGPAMGPGPSMGPDGAANMGTPMMPDNGTVHNERFPQGGPSQMGSPLVSRTGSETPQPPMSGVGAVSGGPGGFGRGNPGGNFEGPNKRRRY